In Glycine max cultivar Williams 82 chromosome 7, Glycine_max_v4.0, whole genome shotgun sequence, a single window of DNA contains:
- the LOC100788881 gene encoding 18.1 kDa class I heat shock protein, producing the protein MSLLSSGGFFGRRRNEPPPHQPTWDPYQAQEHHPPPFMSPVLDTFHIEWKETPEAHVYKAHLPSYKRNDVRLEVDEDRVLCIVCDKSVEKEEQREGWHRVELSNGQFVQRLTLPENSMVDLVKAYMDNGVLTINVPKKHHRGVNNRVRNINISSRP; encoded by the coding sequence atgtccctTCTTTCCTCCGGTGGCTTCTTTGGGCGCAGAAGAAACGAGCCACCACCCCATCAACCAACATGGGACCCCTACCAAGCCCAAGAGCACCACCCACCCCCCTTCATGTCGCCAGTCCTCGACACCTTCCACATAGAGTGGAAGGAGACCCCGGAGGCGCACGTCTACAAGGCGCACCTCCCGAGTTACAAGCGCAACGACGTGCGCCTCGAGGTCGACGAGGACCGTGTGCTCTGCATCGTCTGCGACAAGAGCGTCGAGAAGGAGGAGCAGCGTGAAGGCTGGCACCGCGTCGAGCTCTCTAACGGACAGTTCGTTCAGCGCCTCACTTTGCCTGAGAACTCCATGGTGGACCTTGTTAAGGCCTATATGGATAACGGGGTGCTCACTATCAACGTTCCGAAGAAACACCACAGAGGGGTCAATAACCGTGTTAGAAACATTAACATCTCTTCTCGTCCCTGA